One window of the Methanomassiliicoccaceae archaeon DOK genome contains the following:
- a CDS encoding DUF814 domain-containing protein yields the protein MKKEMSSFDVRSIVTEMAALEGAHMDKIYHWGAGNVLFRLNVQGEGKKELFFKDKKWLYCPAVKPETPTLPTSFASFLRKYIDNARVGKVRQVGFDRIVEMELSKSDGDYRLIFEMFGGGNVLLVKDGTILNCLIQKTWKDRKTRPGEPYIMPKTRFDPTDSSEEDFLRSFRASDSDCVRTLATSVNLGGQYAEEVCKRVGIDKSTPVSQVDDGTVSRMYSVMKDIVGHVVADPEPTAFLKDGQIQDLAPIDMMSHEDLDKQRYESMSKLIDAFLVQIQEDEEEAFVDPRVEKLNKRIAKQEETLEEYREQCEVYRRKAEALYTDYAKVSELLSVLSEQSAKLTWDKLKEGASKIPFVTSIDPSKCTVTGTFAGETVTLDYTKNIDANASDLYQRGKAVGEKAKNAETALNESRAELAKLEKGIAKVKAEMAGKAQPTKQFWFERYKWFITTGGRLVIAGRDAHTNDNVVKKHLKEGDLYAHADVHGAPSVIIKDGAKASGEELREACLFALAQSKSWIAALAEGTAFWAYPDQVSKTPNPGEFVPRGAFIIRGKRNYEHHLPLELAIGEIYYQNARKVMCGPVSCFEKSDRYLVIKPGKKTGRMSNELAKRFDVPEEEVSRILPPGDVEIVREVWPKPDEQDRE from the coding sequence ATGAAGAAAGAGATGAGTTCCTTCGATGTCCGTTCCATAGTCACGGAGATGGCAGCCCTCGAAGGCGCCCACATGGACAAGATCTACCACTGGGGTGCCGGGAACGTCCTATTCAGGCTCAACGTCCAGGGCGAGGGGAAGAAGGAGCTCTTCTTCAAGGACAAGAAATGGCTGTACTGCCCAGCGGTCAAGCCCGAGACCCCGACGCTTCCGACGTCCTTCGCATCGTTCCTGAGGAAGTACATCGACAACGCCCGCGTCGGCAAGGTCAGACAGGTGGGCTTCGACCGTATCGTCGAGATGGAGCTGTCCAAGTCCGACGGGGACTACAGGCTCATCTTCGAGATGTTCGGAGGAGGCAACGTCCTGCTCGTGAAGGACGGCACCATCCTCAACTGCCTGATACAGAAGACGTGGAAGGACAGGAAGACCCGTCCCGGCGAACCCTACATCATGCCCAAGACCAGGTTCGACCCCACGGACTCCTCCGAGGAGGACTTCCTCAGGTCGTTCAGGGCATCCGACTCCGACTGCGTCAGGACCCTCGCCACATCCGTGAACCTGGGCGGCCAGTACGCCGAGGAGGTCTGCAAGCGCGTGGGGATCGACAAGTCCACCCCGGTTTCGCAGGTCGATGACGGCACCGTCTCGAGGATGTACTCCGTGATGAAGGACATCGTCGGCCACGTCGTGGCGGACCCTGAGCCGACCGCCTTCCTGAAGGACGGCCAGATCCAGGACCTGGCACCGATCGACATGATGTCCCATGAGGACCTGGACAAGCAGCGCTACGAATCCATGTCCAAGCTAATCGACGCGTTCCTGGTCCAGATCCAGGAGGACGAGGAAGAGGCGTTCGTGGACCCGAGGGTGGAGAAGCTCAACAAGAGGATCGCCAAGCAGGAGGAGACGCTCGAGGAGTACCGGGAGCAGTGCGAGGTGTACCGCAGGAAGGCCGAGGCGCTCTACACCGACTACGCCAAGGTCAGCGAGCTGCTGTCCGTCCTCTCGGAGCAATCCGCGAAGCTCACATGGGACAAGCTGAAGGAGGGGGCATCTAAGATCCCGTTCGTCACCTCGATCGATCCGTCCAAGTGCACCGTCACGGGAACGTTCGCCGGAGAGACCGTCACGCTGGACTACACGAAGAACATCGATGCCAACGCGTCCGACCTCTACCAGAGGGGGAAGGCCGTGGGCGAGAAGGCCAAGAACGCCGAGACCGCCCTGAATGAGAGCCGCGCCGAGCTGGCGAAGCTCGAGAAGGGCATAGCCAAGGTCAAGGCCGAGATGGCCGGGAAGGCCCAGCCGACCAAGCAGTTCTGGTTCGAGAGGTACAAGTGGTTCATCACCACCGGAGGCAGGCTCGTCATCGCGGGAAGGGACGCCCACACCAACGACAACGTCGTGAAGAAGCATCTGAAGGAAGGCGACCTGTACGCCCATGCGGATGTGCACGGTGCGCCGTCGGTCATCATCAAGGATGGCGCGAAGGCATCCGGAGAGGAGCTCAGAGAGGCCTGCCTGTTCGCCCTGGCGCAGTCCAAGTCGTGGATCGCCGCCCTCGCAGAGGGAACGGCCTTCTGGGCATATCCAGACCAGGTCAGCAAGACCCCCAACCCCGGCGAGTTCGTCCCCCGCGGAGCGTTCATCATCCGCGGGAAGAGGAACTACGAACACCACCTGCCCCTGGAGCTCGCGATCGGCGAGATATACTATCAGAATGCCAGGAAGGTCATGTGCGGACCCGTGTCGTGCTTCGAGAAATCGGACAGATATCTGGTGATCAAGCCCGGGAAGAAGACCGGACGCATGTCCAACGAGCTGGCGAAGCGCTTCGACGTCCCCGAGGAGGAGGTCTCCAGAATCCTTCCGCCGGGTGATGTGGAGATCGTCAGGGAGGTCTGGCCCAAGCCAGATGAGCAAGATAGGGAGTAA
- a CDS encoding 30S ribosomal protein S17e: MGRIRPTYIKRVSIELLNKYPQAFSKDFEANKEMVSTLTDVSSVKMRNRIAGYITRYLSHPEA, translated from the coding sequence ATGGGAAGAATAAGACCCACCTACATCAAGAGAGTGTCTATCGAGCTCCTGAACAAGTATCCTCAGGCCTTCAGCAAGGACTTCGAGGCCAACAAGGAGATGGTCAGCACACTCACGGATGTCTCATCGGTGAAGATGAGGAACAGGATCGCCGGTTACATCACCCGCTACCTGTCTCACCCTGAGGCATAA
- a CDS encoding TerB family tellurite resistance protein, whose translation MSCFNILCEVLERLDDDTYNALMEEKSSRIIPALSEITADGLSGVQIYVDFVICAVAADGKLTEAEYQLIKPILDLSMEADVGYGDAQKFFYDNGLDKPEGYKNSMDSIADLLGLVSQELKDDIVLLCMLVCAVDGEMSDEEREWIKQLIE comes from the coding sequence ATGAGTTGCTTCAACATACTCTGCGAGGTGCTCGAGCGCCTGGACGACGACACGTACAACGCCCTGATGGAGGAGAAATCCTCGAGAATCATCCCTGCCCTGTCCGAGATCACCGCCGACGGTCTCAGCGGTGTGCAGATCTATGTGGACTTCGTCATATGCGCCGTCGCCGCCGATGGGAAGCTGACGGAGGCCGAGTACCAGCTCATCAAGCCCATCCTGGATCTCTCGATGGAGGCCGACGTCGGATACGGCGACGCACAGAAATTCTTCTACGACAATGGTCTCGACAAGCCCGAGGGATACAAGAACTCAATGGATTCCATCGCCGACCTCCTCGGACTCGTCTCCCAGGAGCTCAAGGACGACATCGTCCTCCTGTGCATGCTGGTCTGCGCTGTCGACGGCGAGATGTCGGACGAGGAGCGCGAGTGGATAAAGCAGCTCATCGAGTGA
- a CDS encoding FAD-dependent thymidylate synthase, which yields MIVKLLAYTQNADAICAAAGNSCYSERPSYEIAEDINAERVLSRIVGMGHHSVIEHAVFTFSVQGVSRALTHQLVRHRVASFSQQSQRYVSLTEPTYVTPHTVEADDEARAVFDDTMRTIWEAYSRLESMGIPAEDARYLLPNGCTTNITITMNARELLHFFSLRCCNRAQWEIRELADRMLELCMEVSPVIFRDAGPPCVRGPCPEGKLTCGKSRRRSRNLRTFPATDYNLPVSGVVHGQLRRPVQRAREPRSQDIQGPHDEEDAGHPRRLRRHVRGHRGLHRAVLRLPSLRRGRRRCSDGGGVPSRQAGPGQDAGRRHLVPGRPRILRGLRTRPAGGLQGHNGRDRGHARGGLAHAQGRHNPGVHAGLRRGRCHLGRREVMDQTADRVTRRIHLAGGCFWGLERAFEGIRGVVSTECGYANGDPHFVPDYMLVCSGRYGYREAVEVVYDPGEVSLEDLLHCFLFLIDPTQERRQGNDVGIQYQTGVYWTDPEDADTVRGVLEAESRKYPEFHVERGPLTFWSPAEDYHQKYLDRNPGGYCHIPMWKIALLDTVIGTAGKFHDS from the coding sequence ATGATAGTCAAGCTGCTGGCCTACACACAGAACGCCGACGCCATATGCGCCGCGGCGGGGAACTCATGCTATTCCGAACGCCCCTCGTACGAGATCGCCGAGGACATCAACGCCGAGAGGGTCCTCTCCAGGATAGTGGGGATGGGCCACCACTCGGTCATCGAGCACGCCGTGTTCACCTTCTCCGTCCAGGGGGTCTCGAGGGCGCTTACCCATCAGCTCGTCAGGCACAGGGTGGCATCGTTCTCCCAGCAGAGCCAGAGGTACGTCTCCCTGACGGAGCCGACCTATGTCACGCCCCACACGGTCGAGGCCGACGACGAGGCCAGGGCGGTGTTCGACGACACGATGAGGACCATCTGGGAGGCGTACTCCAGGCTCGAGTCGATGGGGATCCCGGCGGAGGATGCCAGATACCTCCTCCCGAACGGCTGCACCACCAACATCACGATAACGATGAACGCCCGCGAGCTGCTGCACTTCTTCTCGCTCAGGTGCTGCAACAGGGCCCAGTGGGAGATCAGGGAACTGGCGGACAGGATGCTGGAGCTCTGCATGGAGGTGTCCCCGGTCATATTCAGGGACGCGGGCCCGCCCTGCGTCAGGGGCCCCTGCCCGGAGGGCAAGCTCACATGCGGGAAGTCGAGGAGACGATCGCGGAATCTCCGAACGTTCCCTGCGACAGATTATAACCTTCCTGTCAGTGGGGTGGTCCATGGGCAACTTCGACGACCTGTGCAGCGTGCTCGAGAACCTCGATCCCAGGACATACAGGGACCTCATGATGAAGAAGACGCAGGACATCCTCGTCGCCTTCGGCGCCATGTCCGAGGACACCGAGGACTGCATCGCGCTGTACTGCGACTTCCTTCTCTGCGCCGTGGCCGCCGACGGTGTTCTGACGGAGGAGGAGTTCCTTCTCGCCAAGCCGGTCCTGGACAGGATGCTGGACGCCGACATCTCGTTCCAGGACGCCCTCGAATACTTCGGGGACTACGGACTAGACCAGCCGGAGGGCTACAAGGACACAATGGACGGGATCGTGGACATGCTCGGGGCGGTCTCGCCCACGCTCAAGGACGACATAATCCTGGTGTGCATGCTGGTCTGCGCCGTGGACGGTGTCATCTCGGAAGACGAGAAGTCATGGATCAGACAGCTGATAGAGTGACCCGGAGGATCCATCTGGCCGGCGGATGCTTCTGGGGTCTGGAGAGGGCGTTCGAGGGCATCAGGGGTGTCGTGTCCACCGAGTGCGGCTATGCCAACGGGGACCCGCACTTCGTTCCGGACTACATGCTGGTCTGCTCCGGAAGGTACGGCTACAGGGAGGCGGTGGAGGTTGTATACGATCCCGGGGAGGTGTCCCTGGAGGACCTGCTGCACTGCTTCCTCTTCCTGATCGATCCGACACAGGAGCGCAGGCAGGGCAACGACGTCGGCATCCAGTACCAGACAGGGGTTTACTGGACCGACCCGGAGGACGCCGACACGGTCCGCGGGGTCCTCGAGGCAGAGTCTCGGAAGTATCCCGAGTTCCATGTGGAGCGCGGGCCGTTGACGTTCTGGTCGCCCGCCGAGGACTACCATCAGAAGTATCTGGACAGGAATCCTGGCGGGTACTGCCACATCCCGATGTGGAAGATCGCGCTCCTCGACACGGTGATCGGCACAGCCGGGAAGTTTCACGACTCATGA
- a CDS encoding conjugal transfer protein TraB, giving the protein MITIIGTGHVFNLAEPVSFIVKNTWPDAVLIELDMSRYNALMKAQDEGAKPQGEQQMSAIYRQTARYQQRMSEEYDTQVGGEFLAAVNTGRLAGAAIIPIDTNAMQVLNDMWSEMSAMEKIRYKISGISDSIGGKRKVESVQTSFAQDEERYIEGMRRKYPTLVKKLIDERNVHMAEQINKASETYSNMVVVVGDAHVEGICRLLKDPDIRKVRLADLRDRERMDRVREMVWRGDAER; this is encoded by the coding sequence ATGATCACGATCATCGGCACAGGCCACGTCTTCAATCTAGCGGAGCCTGTGTCGTTCATCGTGAAGAACACCTGGCCCGACGCTGTCCTCATCGAGCTGGACATGTCCCGCTACAACGCGCTCATGAAGGCGCAGGACGAAGGCGCCAAGCCCCAGGGCGAGCAGCAGATGTCCGCGATCTACAGGCAGACCGCGAGGTACCAGCAGAGGATGTCCGAGGAGTACGACACCCAGGTCGGAGGCGAGTTCCTCGCTGCGGTCAACACCGGGAGGCTGGCCGGAGCGGCCATAATCCCGATAGACACCAACGCCATGCAGGTCCTCAACGACATGTGGTCCGAGATGTCGGCGATGGAGAAGATCCGTTACAAGATATCCGGCATATCCGACAGCATCGGAGGCAAGCGCAAGGTCGAGAGCGTGCAGACGAGCTTCGCCCAGGACGAGGAGCGCTACATCGAGGGGATGCGCAGGAAGTACCCGACCCTGGTGAAGAAGCTCATCGACGAGAGGAACGTCCACATGGCCGAGCAGATCAACAAGGCCTCCGAGACCTACAGCAACATGGTCGTCGTGGTCGGGGACGCGCACGTCGAGGGGATCTGCAGGCTCCTGAAGGACCCGGACATCCGGAAGGTGAGGCTCGCCGACCTGAGGGACAGGGAGCGCATGGACAGGGTCAGAGAGATGGTCTGGAGAGGGGATGCCGAGAGATGA
- a CDS encoding ATP-binding cassette domain-containing protein: MNAISVRDLRKSYGDLEAVRGISFDVPEGSFFAFLGPNGAGKSTTISIICSLLGYDSGEVEVFGRDVSDLSVKGEIGVVFQDPMMDGRLTVRENLTLRGGMYGLSGDALRRSVDRAIDVSDSSEFADRRYGSLSGGQRRRADIARALVHSPRLLLLDEPTAGLDPQTRKRIWDTVNGLNRDGGLTVLLTTHYMEEAAGADDIVIVNHGEIAAHGTPAMLRERYCSDRMTVVPKDMAAVTRTLADAGVGFSVHADTVEIPLASTVDAVPLVAMLDGMLESLEVRNGTLDDAFIRITGEEME; encoded by the coding sequence ATGAACGCCATCTCCGTACGCGACCTCCGCAAGTCCTACGGCGACCTGGAGGCCGTCAGGGGGATCTCGTTCGACGTCCCCGAGGGATCCTTCTTCGCCTTCCTGGGACCGAACGGCGCGGGCAAGTCGACCACCATATCCATCATCTGCTCCCTCCTCGGATATGACTCGGGCGAGGTGGAGGTCTTCGGCAGGGACGTCTCCGACCTCTCGGTCAAAGGGGAGATCGGCGTGGTGTTCCAGGACCCGATGATGGACGGGAGGCTGACCGTGAGGGAGAACCTGACGCTGAGGGGCGGCATGTACGGCCTGTCCGGCGATGCCCTGAGGAGATCCGTCGACAGGGCGATCGATGTGTCCGACTCGTCCGAGTTCGCCGACAGGAGGTATGGCAGCCTCTCGGGCGGGCAGAGGCGCAGGGCGGACATAGCCAGGGCGCTGGTCCACTCCCCCAGGCTCCTCCTGCTGGACGAGCCGACGGCCGGCCTGGACCCCCAGACCAGGAAGCGCATATGGGACACCGTGAACGGGCTGAACAGGGACGGCGGACTCACGGTCCTGCTGACCACCCACTACATGGAGGAGGCCGCGGGGGCGGATGACATCGTGATAGTCAACCACGGGGAGATAGCGGCACACGGCACCCCCGCCATGCTCAGGGAGAGGTACTGCTCCGACAGGATGACGGTGGTCCCGAAGGACATGGCTGCAGTCACCAGGACCCTCGCCGATGCCGGCGTGGGGTTCTCGGTGCATGCGGACACCGTGGAGATACCGCTGGCCAGCACCGTCGACGCCGTGCCCTTGGTCGCGATGCTCGACGGGATGCTTGAGTCGCTCGAGGTGAGGAACGGCACCCTGGACGACGCCTTCATAAGGATCACGGGGGAGGAGATGGAATGA
- a CDS encoding ABC transporter permease: MNGTLCLARRNVLCYFRDRGSVVFSLMAVIIVVLLYLLFLRNMLVESYPDMDGMSQLIDAWVLAGILGIVPVTTSAGSLQTMIEDRANGRVRDILVTPMSPARIAAGYILSTFLVGLIMSAFTMVLCVAYLAATGCPMSASAIAVTAALLVPSSLSGSIIVYSITSFFRSNGAFSGFFVVVSVLIGFLAGIYMPMGTMPEGMQIVGTLVPASHMAALFRDSLAGEALNEVFTGAPADVLDGFKTDMGFDLGLGGFDFDPATSMAYVLAVTAVFFIIAVVGIRRR, translated from the coding sequence ATGAACGGGACCCTGTGCCTGGCCAGGAGGAACGTCCTCTGCTACTTCAGGGACAGGGGATCAGTGGTGTTCTCCCTCATGGCCGTCATCATCGTCGTGCTGCTGTACCTGCTCTTCCTGCGCAACATGCTCGTGGAATCCTATCCGGACATGGACGGGATGTCCCAGCTGATCGACGCCTGGGTCCTCGCCGGTATACTAGGCATCGTGCCAGTGACGACGTCCGCGGGGTCCCTCCAGACCATGATCGAGGACAGGGCCAACGGGAGGGTCAGGGACATCCTCGTCACCCCCATGAGCCCCGCCAGGATCGCCGCGGGGTACATACTCAGCACGTTCCTCGTCGGGCTGATCATGAGCGCATTCACCATGGTCTTGTGCGTGGCGTACCTCGCCGCCACGGGCTGTCCGATGTCCGCATCCGCGATCGCCGTGACCGCGGCCCTGCTGGTGCCCTCTTCCCTGTCCGGGTCCATAATCGTCTACTCCATAACCTCGTTCTTCCGGAGCAACGGGGCGTTCTCCGGATTCTTCGTGGTGGTCAGCGTTCTCATCGGGTTCCTGGCCGGGATATACATGCCGATGGGCACCATGCCAGAAGGGATGCAGATCGTCGGGACCCTCGTCCCGGCCAGCCACATGGCCGCCCTGTTCCGCGACTCACTCGCGGGGGAGGCCCTGAACGAAGTCTTCACCGGAGCGCCCGCGGACGTTCTGGACGGGTTCAAGACCGACATGGGGTTCGACCTCGGCCTGGGCGGGTTCGACTTCGATCCCGCGACCAGCATGGCCTACGTGCTCGCGGTGACAGCCGTGTTCTTCATCATCGCCGTCGTCGGGATCAGGAGGAGATGA
- a CDS encoding HAD-IB family phosphatase — translation MRKYDLVCFDMDGTLTKLRSSWCWVHQHFGVDNEPAYQAFCNGEIDEPEFMRRDIALWKGKNPDVTVGDIAVTFRDMPLIDGIQETVACLNDCGIRAVIVSGGIDLAAAMLTREFGFDDFVADELCAYEDGRLTGEGRMNVDLRDKGINVRHFIEKYGTTAGRTVSIGNSFTDIGMFKQSGFSIAFNPTDPYTVEAADVTVESDNIADVLDYILVDDPSPGESADNPHGRMRPASK, via the coding sequence ATGAGGAAGTACGATCTCGTCTGCTTCGACATGGACGGCACCCTGACCAAACTCAGGAGCTCGTGGTGCTGGGTTCACCAGCACTTCGGGGTTGACAACGAACCGGCGTACCAGGCGTTCTGCAACGGCGAGATCGACGAACCGGAGTTCATGCGCAGGGACATCGCCCTCTGGAAGGGGAAGAACCCGGATGTCACCGTCGGCGACATCGCCGTCACGTTCAGAGACATGCCGCTCATAGACGGCATCCAGGAGACCGTCGCCTGCCTCAACGACTGCGGCATCAGGGCGGTGATCGTGAGCGGGGGGATCGACCTGGCTGCCGCGATGCTGACGAGGGAGTTCGGATTCGACGACTTCGTGGCCGACGAACTGTGCGCCTACGAGGACGGGCGCCTCACCGGCGAGGGGAGGATGAACGTCGACCTCAGGGACAAGGGCATCAACGTTCGCCACTTCATCGAGAAGTACGGGACCACAGCGGGGAGGACTGTGTCCATCGGGAACTCGTTCACGGACATAGGGATGTTCAAGCAATCCGGATTCTCCATCGCGTTCAACCCCACCGACCCATACACCGTCGAGGCCGCCGACGTCACCGTGGAGTCGGACAACATCGCGGACGTCCTCGACTACATACTGGTGGACGATCCGTCGCCCGGCGAATCGGCCGACAACCCGCACGGACGCATGCGCCCTGCGTCGAAGTGA
- a CDS encoding AAA family ATPase, with amino-acid sequence MKRKMMDTLLKWKADPGKKGMVVSGARQIGKTYIIDEFGKNEYDSFLTLNFSTNPDSKEIFKGDLTADRIFEELGYRYPEFTPARGRSLLFLDEIQMCDDARSAIKPLVDDGRCDIIASGSLLGVTGLKRSENEGIYWRRSWIKGTRGEYVREKDNPQNDVDPSEEVDARLKEGKRRVSPMGYETVVRMYPMDFEEYLWALGFSEEQTSEIRRHISDKVPFTEATLKSLFRYYRQYTIIGGMPAVVKQSLQSSEGVLKAQKDIRTGYNDDILKYVPDDIKPGVVGCLESIPRNLKHSNMKLRFVDIEGKENTGWREYADPLTWLDASGMVTVCNSLTEPVRPLALNTGRAFRLYMADQGVLMSMLDDADRLSVLEGSGYANIGSLTEHMVANMLEKCGVELYYFERNKTENGETDRIEVDFVTSLGTDLVAIEVKSGSNRRSSYLRKLMTDERYRMYHFDRFIKLEQGNIHTDSEGVEHYPFFAAAFADSMGGKPRMEFHGYEDLEL; translated from the coding sequence ATGAAGCGCAAGATGATGGACACGCTTCTCAAATGGAAGGCGGATCCAGGCAAGAAGGGAATGGTAGTTTCCGGTGCCAGACAGATAGGGAAGACGTACATCATCGACGAATTCGGGAAGAATGAGTACGACAGCTTTCTTACCCTCAACTTCTCCACGAACCCAGATTCCAAGGAGATATTCAAGGGGGACTTGACGGCTGACCGCATCTTCGAAGAGTTGGGGTACAGGTATCCGGAGTTCACTCCTGCGAGAGGGAGGTCTCTGCTGTTCCTTGATGAGATTCAGATGTGCGACGATGCGAGGTCGGCAATCAAGCCGTTGGTGGACGATGGCAGGTGCGACATCATAGCCAGCGGCTCTCTCCTCGGTGTCACAGGGCTGAAGAGATCGGAGAATGAAGGGATATACTGGAGGAGATCCTGGATTAAAGGCACCAGAGGGGAGTACGTTCGTGAAAAAGACAATCCCCAGAACGATGTCGATCCTTCTGAAGAAGTGGATGCCCGTCTCAAGGAGGGCAAGAGGCGCGTGTCGCCGATGGGGTACGAAACCGTCGTAAGGATGTATCCGATGGATTTCGAAGAGTATCTGTGGGCACTGGGCTTCTCGGAGGAGCAGACATCCGAGATACGCAGGCACATCTCGGACAAAGTGCCCTTCACCGAGGCCACGTTGAAGTCTCTGTTCAGGTACTACAGGCAGTATACGATCATCGGAGGGATGCCGGCAGTGGTCAAGCAATCCCTTCAGTCGTCTGAAGGAGTTCTGAAGGCCCAGAAGGACATCAGGACTGGATACAACGATGACATCCTGAAGTACGTTCCGGATGACATCAAACCCGGCGTCGTGGGATGCCTGGAGTCAATACCCAGAAATCTGAAGCATTCCAACATGAAGCTCAGATTCGTGGACATAGAGGGCAAGGAGAACACTGGGTGGCGCGAATATGCGGATCCGCTGACATGGTTGGACGCTTCCGGCATGGTCACAGTGTGCAACAGCCTGACCGAGCCGGTCCGGCCCTTGGCCCTCAACACCGGTCGTGCGTTCAGGCTCTACATGGCTGACCAGGGGGTTCTGATGTCGATGCTGGACGATGCCGACAGGCTGTCCGTTCTGGAAGGAAGCGGATATGCGAACATAGGAAGTCTCACCGAGCACATGGTCGCCAACATGCTGGAGAAGTGCGGTGTGGAACTGTACTATTTCGAGAGAAACAAGACCGAGAACGGTGAGACCGACCGCATAGAGGTGGATTTCGTCACCAGTCTGGGCACAGACCTGGTCGCGATCGAGGTGAAATCCGGATCGAACCGCAGGTCTAGCTATCTCCGGAAACTGATGACCGATGAGCGCTATCGGATGTACCACTTCGACAGGTTCATAAAACTGGAACAGGGGAACATCCACACGGATAGCGAAGGTGTGGAGCACTATCCCTTTTTCGCGGCTGCATTCGCCGATTCGATGGGCGGTAAGCCCAGGATGGAATTCCACGGATACGAGGACCTGGAGCTGTGA
- a CDS encoding thymidylate synthase: MTTTTTSELPVLVLDRAGWRAWLAEHHSDSRGCWLVLDRRKNPDGSKLVYIDAVEEALCFGWIDSTGRPEGDLTVQRFTPRRKGSNWTELNIARCERLERLGLMTDAGRAAIPDRVFSIDDDVMTAIRSDPEVSANFDLLPPLYVRIRVANIQCKRGTYLFDHRLDRFLKDTRRGLVRGAWDDGGRLSR, from the coding sequence ATGACGACGACTACGACGAGTGAACTCCCGGTCCTGGTTCTAGACAGGGCGGGCTGGAGGGCGTGGCTCGCCGAGCACCACAGCGACTCCAGAGGCTGCTGGCTCGTACTAGACCGCCGGAAGAATCCGGATGGTTCCAAACTCGTGTACATCGATGCGGTGGAGGAGGCCCTATGCTTCGGATGGATCGACTCCACCGGGAGGCCCGAAGGGGATCTGACCGTCCAGAGGTTCACACCCCGCCGCAAGGGCTCCAACTGGACCGAGCTGAACATCGCCAGGTGCGAGCGCCTGGAGCGCTTGGGGCTCATGACGGACGCCGGCAGGGCGGCGATTCCTGACAGGGTCTTCAGCATCGACGACGACGTCATGACCGCCATACGCTCCGATCCCGAGGTGTCCGCCAACTTCGATCTCCTTCCGCCACTGTACGTCAGGATAAGGGTGGCGAACATCCAGTGCAAGAGGGGGACTTATCTGTTCGATCACAGGCTCGATCGTTTTCTGAAGGACACCCGCAGGGGACTGGTCCGCGGAGCATGGGATGATGGCGGAAGGCTGTCCCGATGA
- a CDS encoding MBL fold metallo-hydrolase has translation MIQLDILAVGNLERDEEGNILEANSTSVLIRTPDRLIVVDPSTDYMKPMVKSSFRQIGVFPKDVDTVILTHAHRDHVENLRFYKNAKVYIHSGASEEIPGATVIDEDEFRVCDGVTMVHTPGHCPEECSVFVEADRRYVIAGDTIPLEDNFRKNVPPAISSDRDLALQSIKRVRKYADVVIPGHGFPFMADR, from the coding sequence ATGATCCAGCTGGACATCCTCGCCGTGGGCAACCTAGAGCGTGACGAAGAGGGAAACATCCTGGAGGCGAACTCCACCTCCGTTCTCATCCGCACACCGGACCGCCTGATCGTGGTCGATCCGAGCACGGACTACATGAAGCCGATGGTGAAGTCGTCGTTCAGGCAGATCGGGGTGTTCCCCAAGGATGTGGACACGGTCATCCTCACGCACGCGCACAGGGACCACGTCGAGAACCTCCGCTTCTACAAGAACGCGAAGGTGTACATCCACTCCGGTGCGTCCGAGGAGATCCCGGGGGCCACCGTCATCGATGAGGACGAGTTCAGGGTATGCGATGGCGTCACGATGGTGCACACGCCGGGTCACTGCCCCGAGGAATGCAGTGTGTTCGTCGAGGCGGACAGACGCTATGTCATCGCAGGCGACACGATTCCCCTGGAGGACAACTTCCGCAAGAACGTCCCTCCGGCGATAAGCTCGGACCGGGACCTGGCCTTGCAAAGTATTAAAAGGGTCAGGAAGTACGCGGACGTGGTCATCCCGGGGCACGGCTTCCCGTTCATGGCCGACAGGTGA